The Panicum hallii strain FIL2 chromosome 9, PHallii_v3.1, whole genome shotgun sequence genome has a window encoding:
- the LOC112876306 gene encoding subtilisin-like protease SBT3.4, which yields MTVINSASWIVTVAAGTLDRTFLTKITLGNNSTYVVRVSSMDKMFTDLHIKSSLNPKSMHVVYAEDIASNNADDTDARSCTAGSLNSTLVKGNVVLCFQTRAQRSASVAVETVKKARGFGVIFAQFLTKDIASSFDIPCVQVDYQVGTAILAYTTSMRNPTVQFGSAKTILGELIGPEIAYFSSRGPSSLSPSVLKPDIAAPGVKILAAWTPAAAISSAIGSVNFKIDSGTSMSCPHISGVVALLKSMHPNWSPAAVKSALVTTATFTYQHTEP from the exons ATGACGGTGATCAACTCAGCATCCTGGATTGTGACTGTTGCTGCTGGCACACTTGATAGGACTTTCCTCACAAAGATCACCCTTGGAAACAACAGCACCTATGTGGTAAGAGTTTCATCAATGGATAAGATGTTCACCGACTTGCA CATCAAGTCAAGTCTCAACCCAAAAAGTATGCATGTAGTCTATGCTGAAGATATTGCATCTAATAATGCAGATGATACAGATGCAAG AAGCTGTACTGCAGGATCTCTGAACTCTACTCTAGTGAAGGGAAATGTGGTGCTTTGCTTCCAAACACGAGCACAGAGATCAGCATCAGTGGCAGTAGAGACTGTCAAGAAAGCTCGTGGTTTTGGAGTCATCTTCGCCCAGTTCTTAACCAAGGACATCGCATCTTCATTTGACATTCCCTGTGTTCAAGTAGACTATCAAGTTGGAACAGCAATACTTGCATACACTACTAGCATGAG AAACCCAACAGTTCAGTTTGGCTCAGCGAAAACTATTCTTGGAGAACTAATAGGCCCAGAAATTGCATATTTCTCATCCCGGGGTCCTAGTTCTCTATCCCCCTCTGTTCTGAAG CCAGACATCGCCGCCCCAGGTGTCAAAATTTTGGCTGCATGGACACCGGCTGCTGCCATATCATCCGCCATTGGATCTGTGAACTTCAAGATCGATTCAGGAACCTCGATGTCCTGCCCACACATTTCAGGCGTGGTTGCTCTCCTCAAATCAATGCATCCTAATTGGAGTCCTGCTGCAGTAAAATCAGCACTTGTCACAACAG CGACCTTCACGTACCAGCACACTGAACCATGA